The genomic region TCTGCAGACATAGGAGTGTTAGATAAGTTTACAAATTGCCAATTTCCTGGCTTACCTTTTTTAGCCTTAGGTATAGTATCTTCTTTCAAGTGTACGCTCATAGTATTCTCATCGAAGAATTTTTCTATGCTTAAAGATCCTTCAAAAGGTTGTAGATAAACTACTTTGATGCCTAAATATGAGCATATTTGCTTTTGAATTTCATCCGCAGTAACTATGCTACAATCTCTTTGTGAGCAGTATTCTCTTAGTGCATTATCTACATTTGAACTTGGCTCTCCAACTATTTCTACCGAGAAGAGGTATCTCTCTGATAATTTTCTAATTTTTTCTATTTCATCTAACGCTATTTCTCCAGAAATTAACCCATCTCTAGTCTCTTTTTCCAACTCAGATAACAACGCTCTATGAATAAGGATATTACCATTAATTAGACCCTTCTCAATATATTTAGAAAGTCCCAACAATAAGGCAGACTTGTCGACTAATAATTCACTCAATACTATGTTCCCCACTACGTAAAATAGTTTCAAATGTAAAATAAAAAACTATTTCTTAATCATTGAAATGAAGTATTCATGAACAATTGTAGTTCCTGATAGCTCAGGGTGGAAGGTAGTTGCTAATAAGTTGTTTTCCTGTACCATAACATGAACATCCTTAAACTGGGATAAAGATTTAGCATTACCAAAAACCTTAACTATTGCCGGAGCTCTTATGAATACTACTTTCTCTATTCCTCCTCCAATACTCCTTAGATCTACATTAGCTTCGAAACTCTCCCTTTGCCTACCGTAATAATTTCTTATCACCGAAATATCCATTACGCCAATTAATGGTTGAGATTTTTTACCAACCTTAGCATCGCTAACATCTTTGGCTAACATTATTGCACCAGCACAAGTGCCTAAAACAGGTAATCCTTCCATAATTTTTTCCTTTAATGGCTCTAAAAGTCCCATTCTTTGGGCTACAATACCTATAGTAGTACTTTCTCCTCCAGGAATAATTATTCCATCAACGTCGAGATCACTAACTCTCTTAACTGCAATAACTTCACCGTCTATTTTTAACTTATCCAATGCTCTCTTAGTCTGGAGTGCATGCTCCTCGAAACTACCTTGGTATGCTAAAACTCCTATTTTCATTGTCCTCTCACCTGAAGTAATTCCTCAGGTTTTAACGATTTTATATCAATTCCCATCATCGATTTTTGTTCACTTATCATCTTTTGTGCTTCAAGAACTACTTCAGGATATTCCCAACCAGCTACTGCCAATACTATAGCTTTTGCTCTCTCTGCGGGGTCTTGACTCTTAAATATCCCTGATCCTACAAATACTCCATCTCCACCTAACCACATCATTAATGCTGCATCAGCCGGAGTAGCAATACCTCCTGCTGCAAAATTAACTACTGGAAGCCTCTTTATTTTTGCAGTTAGTTCTACTAACTGGTAAGGAACTTGATATTCTCTAGCTTTCTTAACTCTATCTTCCTCACTCATTCCAACTAACGCACCAATTTCCGCATTAATTATTTTCATGTGCTTTACAGCTTCACTAACATTTCCTGTTCCTGCTTCACCTTTAGTTCTTATCATTGAAGCTCCTTCGCTTATCCTCCTTAACGCCTCGCCTAAATTCCTAGCACCGTTTACAAATGGAACCTTAAACTCCCATTTATTAATATGATGTTCCTCGTCAGCTGGTGTTAATACTTCGCTTTCATCTATTGTATCGACGCCTAAAGCCTCAAGAAGCTTAGCTTCATAATAATGGCCTATTCTAACTTTAGCCATTACTGGAATTGTTATAGAATTCATTACTTCCTCTATAATTTTCGGATCTGCCATTCTAGCTACTCCACCAGATTTTCTGACGTCATAAGGAAGTTTGTCTAAAACCATGACGGAAGTAGCACCTGCATCTTCTGCAATTCCTGCTTGTTCAACGTTAGTAACGTCCATTATTACTCCACCTTTTTGAAATATTGGGAAAGCATGCTTTACTCTAGCAGTACCATTAGCAATTTCTGGTAATTCCTTCTCAGGTAAAAATGACATTAATCCTGAATCTTTTATTATATCTCTTACTTCAGCCAGCTTATAGAAGAATTCCTCAATTTCATTAAACGAAAGTTCGTAGAGTCTCATTAAAAAAGAGAATGGTGAATATAGTTAAAAACTTTTATTAGAAGTAAGTGGTAGGCTTTGTTTTCCTTTCTTCCTCTGCCCTTATCTTAACTATTCCAAAGTGTATTGCACAGTTAATACAATAGCATTTCCTTACTGGATATTTTGGAATTATTGCACCTTTTTTCTCCAGTTCGCTAGCTAATGCCGCATCAACTGGGCTATACATTCTGGTAACGCATATAGCCTTATCCTCTGGTACTCTTGCTCCACAGTTATCACACGTTACATAGCCAACGTGGCCTTTATCGCCTTTCCTTCTACCTCTATTCTCTCTCTTCTTTGGCAAATTAGCACCCAATTAAAATGGCTATCTAATATCTAATAAGTTTTTGCTACTCTTAAAACATTAGTTGAAGGTTTTTTACATATGACACAAGGATCACTAGTCTTTTTAGCATCTATAGGATACCCTAATACTCTAGCATTAAGCTCTTCCTCTATCTTTAACCCGCATGAATTATCGCCACACCAGGGAACTTCTATTATCCCTCCCCTGTTTTCAAGTATTTTTTTAGCCTCGTTGACATCATTAGTATAGAAAATTCTGGAATTAAAGAAATCCCAAGCTTTCTTTTTCAGATCTTCTGAGAGAGAAGAAAGAAGTTCGGTAACAGTTTTTATTAACTCGTCCTTCTTTACAATTTTAGCCTCTAAAGTATCTCTCCTCTTTATGGTAATAGTCTCATTGTTTACTTCTCTTAATCCAATTTCTATCCTTAAAGGAACACCCTTCATTTCCCAGTAATAGAACTTTTCTCCAGGAGTCTTCTCTTTATCTGAATCAACCACTGCAGAAATTCCTGCTGAAGAGAGTTTTTCTTGAATTTCTTTACAATAATTGTCTACTCTTTTATTATCTTCCTCTGTCTTTGCAGGTATTGGGATTATAACAACCTTAATTGGAGCTATTATTGGATTAAGTAGTGGTCCATGATCATCGCCGTTTACTGCTATAGATACTGCTATTACTCTATCTGAAATTCCATAACTTGTCTGATAAGGATAATCTAGAGAACCGTCAGCTTTTTGTATTTTATAATCTAAAGCTTTAGTAAAGTGTTGTCCTAAATGATGAACAGTACCTATTTGCAATGCTCTACCGTCTGGCATTAACGTATCAAAAGCGTAAGTGTGTTCTGCTCCAGCAAATCTATCCCACTCCGGTCTTTCTGAAAGGATATAAGGTATCCCAAGTGTATCGAATATTTTCTTATAAATTTCTATTGCCTCTTTAACTTGCCTTTCTGCGTCTTCGTAGCTAACATGCAATGTATGAGCTTCTTTAAAAGTCGTAACTTCCCTTAGCCTTATCATTGGTCTCGTTGCCTTAGTTTCGTATCTAAAAATGCTTACTATCTGATAATATTTCTTTGGTAATTCTTTATAGCTTTTTATCCACAATGATTCCATATAAGTTATTGCAACCTCTGAAGTTGGTCTCAATGCTAGCCTAATATCTAAATCTTCTTCTCCGCCTTTAGTGACCCAGTAAACTTCACCTTCAAAACCTTTAATATGCTCACTTTCTTTTCTGAGTAAATATTCTGGAATCAATAATGGAAATAGAACTTCCTCGTGTCCAGTCTCATCTAAAAACTTCCTAATAATATTAATAACGTTCTGTCTTATCTTAAAACCATAAGGCATCCATACGCCCATTCCTTTTATAGGGTACCTTCCATAATCATATATTTCAGCTTGAAAAATTACATTATCAAACCATTCGCTGAAATTATTCTTCCATTTTTCTCTAGGAATTTGCATTGAGAAAAGAAAATAGAATGGCCTAAAAAATTTATATGGTTTTTACACGTGTGCAAACAACATTAACACTGCAAACACTAACCCGTATACTACTATTCCTTCACCGATTGCAACGAATATTAGTACAGTACCAAACATGTCTCTTCTTTCTGTTAGAACACCGATACCTGCAGCTGCTGCCATACCTACTGCAACACCTGCACCAATTGCTGCTAAGCCTATAGCTAATCCAGCTCCGATGTTTACTCCTTCAAATCCTTGAGGACTACTATAACCTACTTGTGCACCTACTGGGATTGCAGTTATCATTCCCAAAAATAGAGAAAGTAATAAAATTGCAGACTTCATTCTCTTCATAATTTATCACCACTAATTACTTTGATACTTCCTTTAAAGCCTTTCTCTTGACTTCCTCTAGCTGTTTTTCCTTGTTTTGTATTAGCTCATCAAATTTCTTTTGCAACTGAAGAAAGCTTTCTTTCTTCTTTTGATCTAAAACTGATTTTATATTATTCAAATATTTCTCAACTTCACTCTCCACTTTGTCTCCTCCTCTCAAGTATTCTCCTAGTAATTTTAAGCCTTACGAATTCCTCCCTAGCTTTATCATCTAAAACTGATTTTATGTACTTAACTGAACCTCTATAAAAGGGAAGTATAGAAGTATCTATTGCATTTATTAGCCTTTGAGTTCTTCTTAATTCTGCAGCCAAAGATCTAATAGTTGATTCTAATTCAACCAGCTGAACGACCTTAACTAATGCC from Acidianus ambivalens harbors:
- the pdxT gene encoding pyridoxal 5'-phosphate synthase glutaminase subunit PdxT; this translates as MKIGVLAYQGSFEEHALQTKRALDKLKIDGEVIAVKRVSDLDVDGIIIPGGESTTIGIVAQRMGLLEPLKEKIMEGLPVLGTCAGAIMLAKDVSDAKVGKKSQPLIGVMDISVIRNYYGRQRESFEANVDLRSIGGGIEKVVFIRAPAIVKVFGNAKSLSQFKDVHVMVQENNLLATTFHPELSGTTIVHEYFISMIKK
- the pdxS gene encoding pyridoxal 5'-phosphate synthase lyase subunit PdxS yields the protein MRLYELSFNEIEEFFYKLAEVRDIIKDSGLMSFLPEKELPEIANGTARVKHAFPIFQKGGVIMDVTNVEQAGIAEDAGATSVMVLDKLPYDVRKSGGVARMADPKIIEEVMNSITIPVMAKVRIGHYYEAKLLEALGVDTIDESEVLTPADEEHHINKWEFKVPFVNGARNLGEALRRISEGASMIRTKGEAGTGNVSEAVKHMKIINAEIGALVGMSEEDRVKKAREYQVPYQLVELTAKIKRLPVVNFAAGGIATPADAALMMWLGGDGVFVGSGIFKSQDPAERAKAIVLAVAGWEYPEVVLEAQKMISEQKSMMGIDIKSLKPEELLQVRGQ
- a CDS encoding 30S ribosomal protein S26e, producing MPKKRENRGRRKGDKGHVGYVTCDNCGARVPEDKAICVTRMYSPVDAALASELEKKGAIIPKYPVRKCYCINCAIHFGIVKIRAEEERKTKPTTYF
- the proS gene encoding proline--tRNA ligase; this encodes MQIPREKWKNNFSEWFDNVIFQAEIYDYGRYPIKGMGVWMPYGFKIRQNVINIIRKFLDETGHEEVLFPLLIPEYLLRKESEHIKGFEGEVYWVTKGGEEDLDIRLALRPTSEVAITYMESLWIKSYKELPKKYYQIVSIFRYETKATRPMIRLREVTTFKEAHTLHVSYEDAERQVKEAIEIYKKIFDTLGIPYILSERPEWDRFAGAEHTYAFDTLMPDGRALQIGTVHHLGQHFTKALDYKIQKADGSLDYPYQTSYGISDRVIAVSIAVNGDDHGPLLNPIIAPIKVVIIPIPAKTEEDNKRVDNYCKEIQEKLSSAGISAVVDSDKEKTPGEKFYYWEMKGVPLRIEIGLREVNNETITIKRRDTLEAKIVKKDELIKTVTELLSSLSEDLKKKAWDFFNSRIFYTNDVNEAKKILENRGGIIEVPWCGDNSCGLKIEEELNARVLGYPIDAKKTSDPCVICKKPSTNVLRVAKTY
- a CDS encoding ATP synthase subunit K (produces ATP from ADP in the presence of a proton gradient across the membrane; the K subunit is a nonenzymatic component which binds the dimeric form by interacting with the G and E subunits); protein product: MKSAILLLSLFLGMITAIPVGAQVGYSSPQGFEGVNIGAGLAIGLAAIGAGVAVGMAAAAGIGVLTERRDMFGTVLIFVAIGEGIVVYGLVFAVLMLFAHV